One genomic segment of Paenibacillus durus includes these proteins:
- the sigG gene encoding RNA polymerase sporulation sigma factor SigG has translation MTRNKVEICGVDTAKLPVLTNAEMRELFTSLQQHGEKSAREKLVNGNLRLVLSVIQRFNNRGEFVDDLFQVGCIGLMKAIDNFDLSQNVKFSTYAVPMIIGEIRRYLRDNNPIRVSRSLRDIAYKALQVRDSLTNQNSREPTIFEISEALGVPKEDVVFALDAIQDPVSLFEPIYHDGGDPIYVMDQISDDKNKDVSWIEEIALREAMQRLGQREKRILSMRFFEGKTQMEVADEIGISQAQVSRLEKSAIQQMQKHVKS, from the coding sequence GAGATGCGGGAGCTGTTCACTTCGCTGCAGCAGCATGGCGAAAAATCCGCCAGAGAGAAATTGGTAAACGGCAATCTGAGACTGGTGCTAAGCGTGATTCAGCGGTTCAACAACCGAGGGGAATTCGTGGACGATTTGTTTCAGGTGGGCTGCATCGGGCTGATGAAAGCCATCGATAACTTCGATCTGTCGCAGAACGTTAAATTTTCCACCTATGCGGTGCCGATGATTATCGGCGAAATCCGCCGCTACTTGCGGGATAACAACCCGATCCGCGTCTCCCGTTCCTTAAGGGACATCGCCTACAAGGCGCTGCAGGTGCGCGACAGCCTGACGAATCAGAACTCGCGGGAGCCCACGATTTTTGAGATTTCAGAGGCGCTGGGCGTGCCGAAAGAGGATGTTGTATTCGCACTTGATGCCATTCAAGACCCCGTATCCTTGTTCGAGCCGATCTATCACGATGGCGGCGATCCGATTTACGTTATGGACCAGATCAGCGACGACAAGAACAAAGACGTCTCCTGGATAGAGGAAATTGCGCTGCGGGAGGCGATGCAGAGGCTGGGACAGCGGGAAAAACGCATCCTGTCGATGCGGTTTTTCGAGGGCAAGACGCAAATGGAGGTCGCCGATGAAATCGGCATTTCCCAGGCGCAGGTCTCCCGGCTTGAGAAATCGGCCATTCAGCAGATGCAAAAGCATGTGAAGTCATAA
- the pgeF gene encoding peptidoglycan editing factor PgeF, which yields MEPFVQNSVSPALFSLKPWTDRFSKITAGFTGRTGGAGRAPYESLNCALHVGDIPEDVIKNRKTIAETLGFALEDWTCGEQVHGAEIAIVTADDKGRGSLDRTSAFADTDGLLTNVPGVLLTSFYADCVPLFFYDPVSGTVGLAHAGWKGTVAEIALAMVQRMETVYGSRKEDIRAAIGPSIGGCCYEVDDFVMDRVRKLEGSLALAEESAESLYRPSTAHNGKMMLNLKELNRRIMIKAGILPTHIECTSWCTSCNDDLFFSYRKENGVTGRMASWIGIKES from the coding sequence ATGGAACCGTTTGTGCAAAATAGCGTTAGTCCGGCACTATTCAGCCTGAAGCCGTGGACTGACCGTTTTTCCAAAATAACAGCCGGATTTACCGGACGGACCGGGGGAGCCGGACGCGCGCCTTACGAGAGTCTGAACTGCGCTCTTCATGTGGGCGACATTCCAGAGGATGTCATTAAGAACCGTAAGACCATCGCTGAAACCCTCGGCTTTGCGCTAGAAGACTGGACATGCGGGGAACAAGTACACGGCGCGGAAATTGCTATTGTAACGGCAGACGACAAGGGGCGCGGCAGCCTGGACCGGACTTCGGCGTTTGCGGATACGGACGGACTTCTGACCAATGTGCCCGGCGTGCTGCTGACTTCTTTTTATGCGGATTGTGTGCCCCTCTTTTTCTATGACCCGGTGTCAGGCACCGTCGGATTGGCCCATGCGGGCTGGAAAGGGACAGTTGCTGAAATCGCTTTGGCTATGGTTCAAAGAATGGAGACAGTCTACGGCAGCCGTAAGGAAGATATCCGGGCTGCAATTGGACCGAGCATCGGGGGCTGCTGTTATGAAGTGGACGATTTCGTAATGGACCGCGTTCGGAAGCTGGAGGGTAGTCTGGCTCTGGCAGAGGAATCCGCAGAGAGTCTATACCGCCCGTCGACCGCGCATAATGGCAAAATGATGCTCAACTTGAAAGAATTGAACCGACGCATTATGATAAAAGCAGGAATATTGCCGACTCATATCGAATGTACATCTTGGTGTACAAGCTGTAATGATGATTTGTTCTTCTCTTACCGTAAGGAAAACGGTGTTACGGGAAGAATGGCGAGCTGGATCGGAATAAAGGAGAGTTGA
- a CDS encoding YlmC/YmxH family sporulation protein has translation MNQEALASGKKMKISDFQAKDVINIVDGRRLGQISDLELDLRRGVIDAIIVPGYTRFLGLFGGGADLVIPWRNIVKIGSDVVLVKMEEPRPSSEAEEREMLVIQREERNERRAY, from the coding sequence ATGAATCAGGAAGCTCTGGCTTCGGGCAAAAAAATGAAAATTTCCGATTTTCAGGCCAAAGACGTAATCAATATTGTCGACGGAAGACGCCTTGGACAAATCAGCGATCTGGAGCTGGATCTGCGGCGTGGAGTCATTGACGCCATTATCGTTCCGGGGTATACGAGATTTTTAGGATTATTCGGCGGGGGTGCCGATCTCGTCATTCCGTGGCGGAACATTGTGAAGATCGGTTCGGATGTCGTGCTCGTGAAAATGGAGGAACCCCGCCCTTCGTCAGAAGCGGAAGAACGGGAGATGCTGGTGATCCAGCGGGAAGAACGGAATGAACGGCGCGCGTATTGA